The following are encoded in a window of Lagenorhynchus albirostris chromosome 3, mLagAlb1.1, whole genome shotgun sequence genomic DNA:
- the CAMLG gene encoding guided entry of tail-anchored proteins factor CAMLG: protein MRPSARAGGGSTEVEGRLLCGRARSLRRRGSRCCHRHHSRIVEGKMEPVTIATDSGDRPGAPAGSGLSASQRRAELRRRKLLMNSEQRINRIMGFHRPGSGAEEESQTKSKQQDSDKLNSLTIPSVSKRVVLGDSVSTGTTDQQSGVAEVKGTQLGDKLDSFIKPPECSMDVSLELRQRNRGDLTADTVQRGSRHGLEQYLSRFEEAMKLRKQLISEKPNQEDGNTTEEFDSFRIFRLVGCALLAFGVRAFVCKYLSIFAPFLTLQLAYMGLYKYFPKGEKKIKTTVLTAALLLSGIPAEVINRSMDTYSKMGEVFTDLCVYFFTFIFCHELLDYLGSEVP, encoded by the exons ATGCGGCCAAGCGCTAGGGCAGGGGGCGGGTCTACAGAGGTAGAGGGACGCTTGCTCTGCGGCCGGGCCAGGAGTCTTCGTCGCCGCGGCTCCCGCTGCTGTCACCGTCACCACTCCCGGATTGTGGAGGGGAAGATGGAGCCGGTCACCATCGCTACCGACAGCGGGGACCGGCCGGGGGCCCCGGCGGGCTCAGGCCTGTCGGCTTCCCAGCGTCGGGCCGAGCTGCGGCGGAGAAAGCTGCTCATGAACTCGGAACAGCGCATCAACCGAATCATGGGCTTTCACAGGCCGGGGAGCGGCGCCG aagaagaaagtcaaacaaaatcaAAGCAGCAGGACAGTGATAAACTGAACTCCCTCACCATTCCTTCAGTTTCAAAGCGAGTAGTGCTGGGTGATTCGGTCAGTACAGGAACAACTGACCAGCAGAGTGGTGTGGCCGAGGTAAAGGGGACTCAGCTGGGAGACAAATTGGACTCTTTCATTAAACCTCCTGAGTGCAGTATGGATGTAAGCCTTGAGCTCCGGCAGCGCAACAGAGGAGACCTGACAGCAGACACTGTCCAGAGGGGTTCTCGCCATGGCCTAGAACAGTACCTCTCCAGATTTGAAGAAGCAATGAAGCTAAGGAAACAGTTGATTAGTGAAAAACCCAACCAAGAGGATGGAAATACAACTGAAGAATTTGACTCTTTTCGAATATTTAGATTGGTGGGATGTGCTCTtcttgcctttggagtcagagcttttgtttgcaaatatttg TCCATATTTGCTCCATTTCTTACTTTACAACTTGCATACATGGGACTATACAAATATTTTCCTAag GGTGAAAAGAAGATAAAGACAACAGTGCTAACAGCTGCGCTTCTGTTATCCGGAATTCCTGCTGAAGTGATAAATCGATCAATGGATACTTATAGCAAAATGGGCGAAGTTTTCACAGATCTCTGTGTCTACTTTTTCACTTTTATCTTTTGTCATGAACTGCTTGATTATTTGGGCTCTGAAGTACCATGA